A portion of the Thunnus albacares chromosome 23, fThuAlb1.1, whole genome shotgun sequence genome contains these proteins:
- the ascl1a gene encoding achaete-scute homolog 1a → MDHTAKMEINISQQQLMPPACFFSTAAAQSIQLSPSGSSQGSGKSVSKQPKRQRSSSPELLRCKRRLNFAGFGYTLPQQQPHAVARRNERERNRVKLVNNGFATLREHVPNGAANKKMSKVETLRSAVEYIRALQQLLDEHDAVSAAFQSGVLSPTMSQGYSADMNSMAGSPVSSYSSDEGSYDPLSPEEQELLDFTNWF, encoded by the coding sequence atgGACCACACAGCCAAGATGGAAATTAACATcagccagcagcagctgatGCCGCCCGCTTGTTTCTTTTCCACCGCAGCGGCGCAAAGCATCCAGTTGAGCCCGAGCGGCAGCAGCCAAGGCAGCGGGAAGTCTGTGTCCAAGCAGCCCAAGAGGCAACGCTCTTCATCGCCGGAGCTGCTGCGGTGCAAGCGGAGGCTGAATTTCGCGGGTTTTGGCTACACTCTGCCTCAGCAGCAGCCGCACGCAGTAGCCCGGAGGAATGAGAGAGAGCGCAACCGGGTGAAACTGGTCAACAACGGCTTCGCCACTCTCCGGGAGCACGTCCCCAACGGCGCCGCCAACAAGAAGATGAGCAAAGTGGAGACGCTGCGCTCAGCCGTGGAGTACATCCGCGCCCTACAACAGCTACTTGACGAGCACGACGCGGTGAGCGCGGCGTTTCAGTCCGGCGTCTTGTCCCCCACCATGTCGCAGGGATACTCCGCTGACATGAACTCCATGGCAGGTTCACCGGTGTCGTCCTACTCCTCCGACGAGGGTTCCTACGACCCCCTCAGTCCAGAGGAGCAGGAACTGCTAGACTTCACCAACTGGTTCTGA